A window of the Brassica napus cultivar Da-Ae chromosome A2, Da-Ae, whole genome shotgun sequence genome harbors these coding sequences:
- the LOC125589115 gene encoding uncharacterized protein LOC125589115 — protein MSFYFDSREWMDQRIDPESNSVSEVFLGGINAFLQFACNQADYIERQTLLCPCARCKNVKQRDAKVVSRHLFLYGFKGNYYVWTSHGEKFYTVGESSGANHSTGEEEMWENPTWNAHENHYQSNPEVPAEPIEETEVAEPYRDSVFEAFEAASQPLYEGCADGITQLSLASRMMKVKTDYNLAEACVDEISEVFKKMLPQPNNAPATYYETKKLTRGLGLPLHKIDVCVKNCMLFWKEDANLVSCKFCREDRYYPNNGKGKNKPKQRMFYLPIADRLKRLYQLEATASNMRWHKEHVTPEGEMHHPSDAIAWKHFNEVYPGFAAESRNIYLCLSTDGFNPIGMNGEAHSLWPVIVTPYNLPPGMCMKREFLYLSVLVPGPKHPRKSLDIYLQPLIEELQMLWEDGVEAYDISMKEIFKMRAVLMWTISDFPAYGMLSGWTTHGRLSCPYCQDETGAFWLTNGRKHSWFDCHRRFLDADHPYRKNTQAFRRGKTVLDPPPPWLTGEEIFRERINNIEGLSKSVDCGGNGHDNPSKKISGYGVTHNWVKKSIFWELPYWENHLLRHSLDFMHIEKNFFDNLTNTVLNAPGKTKDNIKSRLDLPALCKRRDLEMKEDGTMPIPIFRLPNAGKRAFLLWLKNDIKFPDGYASKFSRCIDESNLKLHGLKSHDCHVIMERLYPFAFAELLPKHVHTAIRDIALFFRDISSKILKESDVGLLKANIGVKLCNLEKIFPPSFFDVMQHLLVHLPDEVALGGPVHFRWMYVFERYMYHLKKMVKNKAHIAGSIVAQWINEEISNASSTFFGHPEIMSIPEGPSDIRFSYNYPDIPSLFYHEGRISGQCSTGWLNDEDNTVLQTFMMLNCETFAPYERMFEEYMTLSVPDITPAAMQKAKDTKFAEWCKDYINDATQFYTFPMWMLDFVQGPRRSYRSWPIYHTRGYTFHTHNHGQNKKTQHYGVCVPGTNETDYYGLIQEIMMVEYHGDVGLKVMVFKCSWFDPTENRGMRIHPFGLVDVSPRRQYAKYDPFVLPGNCDQACFIPYPRVRRQSVDDWWACAKIFPRGIRETSEIALTAWQDDRRDQVAESSLLRVETHVVDDVSDYDITPVNPPDDEYVSDGDVEADRDSDDGSE, from the exons aTGTCTTTCTACTTTGATTCAAGGGAATGGATGGATCAAAGGATTGATCCTGAGAGTAATTCTGTTTCAGAAGTGTTTCTTGGAGGCATTAACGCATTTCTTCAATTTGCGTGTAATCAAGCGGATTACATAGAGCGGCAAACGTTATTGTGTCCGTGTGCTCGATGCAAAAATGTGAAGCAACGAGATGCAAAAGTTGTTTCAAGACATCTATTCTTATATGGTTTTAAGGGAAATTACTACGTTTGGACAAGTCATGGAGAAAAATTCTACACCGTTGGTGAGAGTTCTGGAGCGAATCATTCAACGGGCGAAGAGGAAATGTGGGAGAATCCTACTTGGAATGCTCATGAAAATCACTACCAGAGTAATCCGGAAGTACCAGCGGAACCTATAGAAGAGACGGAGGTAGCAGAGCCATATCGTGATAGTGTTTTTGAAGCATTTGAAGCAGCCAGTCAACCTCTCTACGAAGGATGTGCAGACGGAATAACTCAGTTGTCTCTTGCTTCTCGGATGATGAAAGTGaagacggattataatttggcgGAAGCTTGTGTTGATGAGATTTctgaagtttttaagaaaatgctTCCGCAGCCGAATAATGCTCCAGCAACATATTACGAGACAAAGAAACTGACACGAGGGCTTGGGTTACCCCTACATAAGATTGATGTTTGCGTGAAGAATTGTATGCTATTTTGGAAGGAAGATGCGAATTTGGTTAGTTGTAAGTTTTGTAGAGAAGATCGCTACTATCCGAACAATGGAAAAGGAAAAAACAAGCCAAAGCAGAGAATGTTTTACTTGCCTATTGCAGATCGTCTGAAACGTCTGTACCAACTCGAGGCGACAGCTTCCAATATGCGGTGGCATAAGGAGCATGTGACTCCGGAAGGCGAAATGCATCACCCATCTGATGCCATAGCGTGGAAACACTTTAATGAGGTATATCCTGGATTTGCTGCTGAAAGCCGGAATATTTATCTATGTTTATCAACAGATGGGTTTAATCCGATTGGTATGAATGGAGAAGCACATTCCCTTTGGCCCGTTATTGTAACTCCATACAATTTGCCTCCGGGAATGTGTATGAAAAGAGAATTCCTTTACCTTTCGGTGCTAGTTCCGGGGCCCAAACATCCAAGAAAAAGCCTAGATATTTACCTTCAGCCATTGATTGAAGAATTACAGATGTTATGGGAGGATGGTGTGGAGGCATATGATATCTCAATGAAAGAAATATTCAAAATGCGAGCAGTTTTGATGTGGACGATAAGCGATTTTCCAGCTTATGGGATGCTTTCAGGTTGGACGACTCATGGTCGGTTGTCCTgcccatattgtcaagatgagaCTGGTGCATTCTGGTTAACTAACGGAAGGAAACATAGTTGGTTTGATTGCCACAGAAGATTTTTAGATGCGGATCATCCTTACAGAAAAAACACTCAAGCATTTAGACGGGGAAAAACAGTTTTAGATCCTCCTCCTCCGTGGTTGACCGGAGAAGAAATATTCCGTGAAAGGATAAACAATATAGAAGGGTTATCAAAATCTGTTGATTGTGGAGGGAATGGACATGATAATCCATCCAAGAAAATATCCGGATATGGAGTTACTCACAATTGGGTAAAAAAGAGTATCTTCTGGGAGTTACCGTATTGGGAAAATCATCTACTTCGGCATAGCCTTGAtttcatgcatattgagaaaaaCTTCTTCGATAACCTGACGAACACGGTGTTAAATGCTCCTGGAAAGACGAAAGACAATATCAAAAGCAGATTGGATCTTCCAGCATTATGCAAAAGGCGAGATTTAGAGATGAAAGAGGATGGAACGATGCCCATCCCAATATTCAGGCTGCCAAATGCGGGAAAAAGAGCATTCCTTCTATGGTTGAAAAATGACATAAAATTTCCCGATGGATACGCCTCCAAATTTAGTCGATGTATTGACGAAAGCAATTTAAAGCTACATGGACTGAAAAGTCACGATTGTCATGTCATAATGGAACGACTATATCCATTTGCGTTCGCTGAACTCCTTCCAAAACATGTTCACACAGCGATTAGAg ataTTGCCCTCTTCTTCCGAGATATCTCTTCGAAGATTTTGAAAGAGTCAGATGTTGGCCTTTTAAAGGCAAATATCGGTGTGAAGCTATGTAACTTGGaaaagatatttcctccatcgtTCTTCGATGTTATGCAACATCTTCTTGTGCACCTTCCAGATGAGGTAGCCTTAGGTGGTCCCGTCCATTTTAGATGGATGTATGTATTTGAAAGATACATgtaccatttgaagaagatggtcaaaaataaAGCACACATCGCTGGTTCGATAGTTGCACAATGGATAAACGAGGAGATTTCAAATGCTTCCTCTACCTTTTTTGGACATCCTGAAATCATGAGCATTCCAGAAGGTCCGAGTGATATTCGCTTTTCATACAATTATCCGGATATACCATCCTTGTTTTACCATGAAGGGCGAATCAGTGGTCAATGCTCAACTGGTTGGTTGAATGATGAAGATAACACTGTTCTCCAGACATTTATGATGCTCAACTGTGAAACGTTTGCTCCATATGAAAG GATGTTTGAAGAATATATGACTCTAAGTGTTCCTGATATTACTCCGGCTGCAATGCAAAAAGCAAAAGACACCAAATTCGCTGAGTGGTGCAAAGACTAT ATTAATGATGCGACTCAGTTTTACACATTTCCTATGTGGATGTTGGATTTTGTACAAGGTCCTAGGCGTAGTTATAGGTCTTGGCCAATATATCACACACGTGGATACACTTTCCACACTCATAACCACGGTCAAAATAAGAAAACTCAACATTATGGTGTATGTGTACCTGGAACCAATGAGACAGACTACTATGGTCTCATACAAGAGATTATGATGGTGGAGTATCATGGTGATGTTGGCTTGAAAGTTATGGTTTTTAAATGTTCGTGGTTTGACCCGACGGAAAATCGCGGTATGAGAATACATCCATTTGGTCTTGTTGATGTCTCACCACGAAGACAATATGCAAAATATGATCCTTTCGTATTACCag GTAACTGTGATCAAGCATGTTTTATTCCTTATCCACGGGTACGTCGACAATCAGTCGATGACTGGTGGGCTTGTGCCAAAATTTTTCCCCGAGGAATCCGAGAAACGTCCGAAATTGCTTTAACGGCATGGCAAGATGATAGACGTGATCAGGTTGCTGAAAGTTCATTGTTACGGGTGGAAACACATGTTGTTGATGATGTGTCCGATTATGATATTACTCCAGTGAATCCTCCGGACGATGAATATGTATCAGATGGTGATGTAGAAGCAGACCGTGATTCAGACGATGGTTCAGAATag